The genomic DNA CGTGCTGGGCTTTTCGGGCGCGTTGTTTAACGGCATCAGTACGGCGCTGATTATGCCTGTGCTGCTCAGTTTTCTGGGACAGCCCATTCCGCTAAAGGGCGATGCTCCCATTCTGAAACTGCTGCTGTTTCCGCTTCAGTCGGGCGATCGTCCGCATGTGGGGCTGATGATTGGCGTGATTCTAGTGCTGCTGCTGCTGAAGAATTTGGCGGGTTATGGCAATGCCCTGGTTGCAGGGAGCATGAAGCGCATTCTCACCAACGATTTGCGGGAAAGGGGACTGCGGCTGCTGCTAGAAGTCGATCTGGATTTTTACAGCAGAACCAGCGTCGGCGATCTGCTGAACCGCCTGAATAACGAAGTTTCCCGTGCGGCAGGGGCAATTAGCAGCGTTACCCGATCGATTACGGTTCTGATTACAGTTCTGGTGTTTGTGGGTCTCCTGCTGTCCCTCTCCTGGCAGCTCACGCTGATCTCAACGGCGCTGCTGGCGATCGTGGCGCTGGTAAATCAGTTTAGTATCCGGCAGGCAAAATCCCTGGGCAAGCAGCTATCGGAAACCTCGAAGCAGTATTCCAGCAACATTCTGGAGGTTCTGTCGGGAATGCGACTCGTCCGCACGACTGCCAGCGAAGCCGCAGCTTATCACAAAATCATTCATCTGATTCGTGCCCGCGAACAGGCAGAATTTCGCTCCCAGGCAGTTGCCGCCCTGATCGATCCGGTGAACGAAATGGCGGGGGTGATGGCGCTGCTGCTGATTGTGGCGATCGGCAGTACCTTTATGGCGCGGCAGATGGAGTCATTTTCAGCAATTCTGTTGACCTATTTGTTTCTGCTGTTTCGGACGCTGCCCTTGATTGGTCAGTTAAACAACGCCCGCAGTCAATTTGCCAATATTTCGCCCAGTCTGGAAATTGCCTGTGAGTTTCTGCGGCGCGACAACAAGCCGTTTATGCAAAACGGAACGCTGCCCTTTCAGTCGCTGCAAACCGGAATTCAGCTCTGCCATGTGTCGTTTACCTATCCGGGGCGCGAAAAGCAGGTACTCCAGGACATCACGCTGAATGTGCCCTGCCACAAAACCCTGGCGATCGTCGGAGCATCGGGGTCTGGGAAGTCTACTCTGGTCGATCTGCTGCCGCGACTCTCCGATCCAACAAAGGGCTACATTTTACTAGACGGACGGGATCTGCGCGAGTTTGACTATCGATCGCTGCGGCGGGCAATGGGGATTGTCAGTCAGGAGACGTTTCTGTTTCATGCCTCGGTGCGGGAGAACATTGCTTACGGCAATCCTCAGGCAACAGATGAGGAAATTATTGCGGCAGCAAAGCAGGCAAACGCCTACGAATTTATCGTGCAGCTTCCCCAGGGCTTTGAAACGCTGATCGGCGATCGGGGAGTTCTGCTTTCGGGCGGACAGCGACAGCGAATTGCCATTGCCAGGGCACTGCTGCAAAATCCACCGATTCTGATTTTGGATGAAGCGACCAGCGCACTGGATACGGTATCGGAAAAACTGGTGCAGGAAGCGATCGATCGACTGAGCCGCGATCGAACCACGATTATCATTGCCCATCGGCTTTCTACGGTACAAAAAGCAGACCAGATTGCAGTTTTGGATCAGGGCAGGCTGGTCGAACTGGGAACCCATCAATCGCTGCTGGCAAAGCAGGGCTACTATGCACGTCTTTGTGAAATGCAGTTCGCCGATCAATTCCCAGAAGAATTCACCAAAAAATTCCCAGAGCAATTAGCAGAGCAATCAGCAGGACAATCTACAGAACATTTAACAACCCCTTTCACAAGAAATTTCTCCAGCGCGTTCATCGATCGCTTTGTAGGGTCAGAAGAAATCGATCGCCAGCGTATTGGTCAAATCTCCTACCAGATGCGATCGCTGTTTAGCACGTTGATTGGTTCCCTGACGCTCATCGTTGACGACATTGTGCAGGCTCCCGAAGAACAACAGGAATACATTGAAACGGCATATCGATCGGCTCTAAAGCTGGTGAACTATCTGGAAGCGATCGAAGAGCTGTCGTAAATCATCTGATCTGTATCTTGTGTAAATCATCCCTGTAAATCATCCGTATGAATCGCCCTATGAATCGCCCTGTGAACCGTTCTGCGATGCTGCATCAAGCCGATCCCGTTCAACGAAATATTCAATCAAATGTTCAATGAAATGTTCAAAAAAACACAACGGAACTATATTTTTTTCACTCGCAATACATTGCCCCAGCCCAGAGCTGATTTAGTGCAGGTAGCAAATTGTGCCAACGCCGCTGCAAATCTAGGCTATGCCGCAGTCCTGACCTATCTCAAACCTCTCACACAGGCAAGCGACTGGGTGGTTCCGTTTAATCCCCAAACGCCGGAGGAGCAGCTTGTGCGGTTTTATAATCTGCACCATCGGTTAAGGGTTGCCGAACTGCCAATTCCCCGATGGTTTAAGGGACAGACGAAGTGGACGCATCCCAGTACGATCGTTTCAAAATACTATTTCCCCTTTTATCTGCGCTCTCGTACCCAAATCGTTCACACGCGAGACTGGAATTTTGTTAAAGCTGCCATTCAAAATGGCATTCCCGCAATCTACGAACACCATCATCACGAAGGTAAAACCTTTGAGCCAGAGATTGTTTATCACCCCCTGTTTCAAATTGCCGTTACGGTCGCTGAACCCGTGCGGGAAAGCATGATCGCCCACGGAATGCCTTCTGACAAAGTGATTCAGCTTCATAACGGATTCAACCAATCCTTTACGGTGAGACAGCCGGATGCAGCAGCATCATGGCGACAGCAGCTTTTAGGCGATCCGTCGAAGGTGGCTGCGCGAAGCGATCCGTCAAAGGTGGCTGCGCGAAGCAATCGTGCTTATCTGGCAGTTTATTCGGGCGGACTGAATGCCTTTAAGGGAGTCGATTTAGTGCTGAAGGCAGCAAAGCACCTACCGCACATCCAGTTTGCTTTCGCAGGCGGCACCCCCGAACAGGTTGAAATCTATCAGCAGCGATCGATCGCCCTGGGACTACAAAACGTGACCTTCCTCGGCTATATCCTGCACGATCGGCTGGCGAGCCTGCTTCAGGCGGCAGATTTGCTCCTCCATCCCCATCGATCGGGCGAAGAAGCCTCCTTTACCTCGCCGCTCAAATTTTTTGATTACCTGGCTTCCGGGACGCCGATCGTCGCGACCGAAATTCTCCCTTTGCGATCGTTCCAATCCGCCGGAATTGCAGCAGGCTGGTGTGTACCGGATAGTTCCACTGCGCTGATAGAGTGCATCACGCATACCCTCGATCGCTACCCGCGTCAGCCCGATGGCTACACCCACAGTATTCAGTTTGCCCAGCAGTTTTCCTGGGAGAACCGGATTCAGACCATTCTTAGCTATGTCGATCCCGCCTTTCAGCCCAATCGACTAGCCGAGTAGATCTGTAGAGGGAATGTAGAAAAAACCGTAGGAAAAACCCATCCTACTGCGCTACAAAGCCCGACACCTCCGGCGAATACACACCAAACCGATCGCCAGAAGCACTGTAGAGTTCGACGGGCACCTGAGACGTTTGGCTGATGTCCGCCAGCGATCGCAGCAGATTGCTTACTTGGGTCGTCGTAGCAGTCGGAGCAGGCAGATTTTGTCCCGCAGTCATTACTTGCTGGGTTGTCTGATCGTAGCCTCGGCTTAGCCGCACCCGAATTGCCTGGGGTACAAAGGAATAGGAGCAGATTGCACCCGCTCCGCTACAGAGACGATCGAGGTCAGGCTGGACAGCTCGCATGGCATTAAACCGAACCGCATTCCTGTCTGCCTGGGCAATAGCGGCGGTATAGGACTGAATCCTCGACTGCACCTGCGATCGATAAGCCGTTTCCTGCGGAATACGCTGAAGATTAATCAGGGCTTCCTGCCATGCCGTCTTTGCGTCCGACCACTGGTTATTCTGCTCGAATTGGCGGGCTTTTTCCGCAAGCTGATTTGCCTGTTGCAAAGAAGTTTCCGCGATCGATTCCTGCTGGCGACGCTGGGTTGCTTCCTGCAATTTCGGCTGATAGAGAGCTAAAAGCTGTTCTGCTTCGGCATGTGCCATCGTTCCCTGAGGAATTTGATCAAGCGCCTGTACCGTTGCCCGCCATGCGGTGGATGCCTGCCCCCAATCCTGAGAAGTTCTGGCAATTCCCGCCTGTGCTTCTGCGACCTGTGCCGTTCGTCGGGCGGCACCGACCCGATCCTGAGCCGCCTGCTCAACCCCAACTCGCCTGTTAATATCCGCCAGACTCGCCTCGTATTCCTTCAGTCGGCGTTGTGCCAGATTATAGGCAGGACTATCCGCCGGAACTCTTTGCAGTGCAGCGATCGCATCCCGCCAGAGCAGCTGAATTTCACGCCACTGGTGCATGGGGTGGGGCGGATTCTGGCTTTTTTGTGCCGCCTCGTTGGCTTTTCGTAATCCGCTGACGATTTGGGCAACGCGGCTGGCTCTGGCTTCGCTCAAGTTCATCAGCTGCTGAGCTTGATTGTAATGGGGCGACCAGGCGGGAATAGGGCTAAGCAAACCATCCACCTCCCGCAGCTGATCATGCGCCTCAACGATCGCTAATGCAGACTGGGTCGTTTCAATAGTATTCATTGCCCGATCGCTAAGCTGCTGAGCCTGCTGAAGTTGAGGGCAAGCCCCAATCACACAGGGACGAGTCAGGGCGTAAATGCCCGCCACCGCAGCCGACAGCCCAACCGCTCCAACAAAAATCCAGGTAGAGAGAGACATTCTCGCCAACAACGGCTTTCGATCGCTCCACGCTTCCGGTTCTTCCACCAATTCCGGGGAGACCATTGGCGTTGCCCCAGGTTGGTCTGAGTGACCTGCTGCTAGCGTCTCCGGTTCAGAACCAGAAAATTCTGCCTGCCCTGCCGTTTCCTCCTGTCTATTAGGATTCGATTCACTGAAGGGATTTGGCTCCGTAGCATTAAGTTCGCCTTCAGAGAAGCCTGGGATAACCGCTTCCCAAGCTTCAGCGTCTTGCAGTTCACTAATCAGATTCTCAGAAGTTTCATTCTCAGAAATCTCATGCTCAGAATTCTGTTGCTCAGAAGTTTGATGTTCAGAAGTTTGATGCTCACCTTCATTCCAGACCTCCCGATCGACCTCCCGATCGACCTGCTGAACTAGAGGCTGAGGCATTGCAGACAGATCAGGATCAGCATCGGATATTGGTGAAATAGGCTGATCAGTCGGTGTGTTCTCGACCCATTTCGCCTCATCTGTTGCGCTCTCGGCATCGCTCAAAGGCACCGAGAAACTATGAGACTGATAGGGCTGCTGGTGCCCTGCAATCCGAAGGAATAGTCGAACAGGCAGTCTGCTGCCATAGCTGCCAGAAGAATTTTCAGAAGAATTTCCAGAAGAATCCCTACCCACAGAGACGGCTTGAAGCTGCTCTGTCACTTCCTTCCGAACGATCGCCTCCAGGTTAGCAAACGTCTGCGCTGGATCGGGTTCAACATGCAGCAAATGTTCAATTAAAAGAAACAGCATCTCCTGTCGAACCGCACAGCGTACCTGAAGCTGGGAATGCAGAAGTTGAGCCTGAAGAGAGCGCTGAAGCGACTGTGCAAACTGTTCCAGGTGGGGCATTGCCTGAGGCAGAGAGGTTTGACTCGCCTGAGGTTTTTTTCTGGAGAACGGAGGCTTGAGCATGATGACTTTCAAGAACCTTAGCGCAGGACAACGAGCGAACGAACGCAGAATCGCGGCAGAAATCGCAGAAATCGTGACTTAAACAACAGCTGCAAGCATAGTAGCGAAGGTTTATCCAGTATGACTCGCCAAAACGATCGCAGTCACGCTTTACCCCCATTCTCCATTCCCCACTCCCCAACTCAAAGAAAACCCAGAAATCCCATGATTTTTCTCCTGACCCTACCCATCCTGAAAAGATTGGGCTATACTAAGCGTAGTCGTTATGAGTTCATCTAAAGAAATTATGGCAAACCCTACGGTAGAAAACGTTGTCATTATTGGTTCGGGTCCTGCGGGATATACGGCAGCGATTTATGCAGCACGGGCGAACCTGAAACCCTATGTGTTTGAGGGCTATCAAGCGGGGGGTCTACCGGGTGGACAACTAATGACCACGACGGAAGTAGAAAACTTTCCTGGTTTTCCCGAAGGAATTACAGGTCCGCAGCTGATGGATCGGATGAAGGCGCAGGCAATTCGCTGGGGCGCAGAACTGGTCACGGAAGATGTGACCTATGTGGACTTTACTCAGCGTCCGTTTGTCATTCGCTCAGAAGAAAGAGAAGTACGGGCGCATAGTGTGATTATCGCGACGGGGGCAACGGCAAAGCGGTTAGGTTTGCCCTGCGAGCATGAATTTTGGAGCCGGGGAATTTCTGCCTGTGCGATCTGCGATGGTGCAACCCCAATTTTCCGTCAGGCGGAACTGGCAGTGATTGGCGGCGGCGATTCGGCAGCAGAAGAGGCAGTTTACCTGACTAAGTACGGTTCCCATGTGCATCTGCTGGTTCGGGGCGACAAAATGCGTGCCAGCAAAGCGATGCAGGATCGCGTCCTCGCCAATGACAAAATCACCGTCCACTGGAATA from Leptolyngbya ohadii IS1 includes the following:
- a CDS encoding glycosyltransferase, producing the protein MPQPRADLVQVANCANAAANLGYAAVLTYLKPLTQASDWVVPFNPQTPEEQLVRFYNLHHRLRVAELPIPRWFKGQTKWTHPSTIVSKYYFPFYLRSRTQIVHTRDWNFVKAAIQNGIPAIYEHHHHEGKTFEPEIVYHPLFQIAVTVAEPVRESMIAHGMPSDKVIQLHNGFNQSFTVRQPDAAASWRQQLLGDPSKVAARSDPSKVAARSNRAYLAVYSGGLNAFKGVDLVLKAAKHLPHIQFAFAGGTPEQVEIYQQRSIALGLQNVTFLGYILHDRLASLLQAADLLLHPHRSGEEASFTSPLKFFDYLASGTPIVATEILPLRSFQSAGIAAGWCVPDSSTALIECITHTLDRYPRQPDGYTHSIQFAQQFSWENRIQTILSYVDPAFQPNRLAE
- a CDS encoding ABC transporter ATP-binding protein gives rise to the protein MRSNPAVPLQPSTVEATLSREQTLFPPVTEETSNSRSPRQLLLYLARRHPSLIVLNIVLGFSGALFNGISTALIMPVLLSFLGQPIPLKGDAPILKLLLFPLQSGDRPHVGLMIGVILVLLLLKNLAGYGNALVAGSMKRILTNDLRERGLRLLLEVDLDFYSRTSVGDLLNRLNNEVSRAAGAISSVTRSITVLITVLVFVGLLLSLSWQLTLISTALLAIVALVNQFSIRQAKSLGKQLSETSKQYSSNILEVLSGMRLVRTTASEAAAYHKIIHLIRAREQAEFRSQAVAALIDPVNEMAGVMALLLIVAIGSTFMARQMESFSAILLTYLFLLFRTLPLIGQLNNARSQFANISPSLEIACEFLRRDNKPFMQNGTLPFQSLQTGIQLCHVSFTYPGREKQVLQDITLNVPCHKTLAIVGASGSGKSTLVDLLPRLSDPTKGYILLDGRDLREFDYRSLRRAMGIVSQETFLFHASVRENIAYGNPQATDEEIIAAAKQANAYEFIVQLPQGFETLIGDRGVLLSGGQRQRIAIARALLQNPPILILDEATSALDTVSEKLVQEAIDRLSRDRTTIIIAHRLSTVQKADQIAVLDQGRLVELGTHQSLLAKQGYYARLCEMQFADQFPEEFTKKFPEQLAEQSAGQSTEHLTTPFTRNFSSAFIDRFVGSEEIDRQRIGQISYQMRSLFSTLIGSLTLIVDDIVQAPEEQQEYIETAYRSALKLVNYLEAIEELS